The Candidatus Bathyarchaeota archaeon region GTATGTGACAAAGCCGCCGCTTCCGCCGTAGATTTCGAAACTGGGCCAGAAGAAGCCTCGGCGTTTGGCGAGTTCGTTGACTGCTACGAACTTGTCGCATTCTGTTTTGCTGCATTTAGCTTCGCTGCTCAAAGATCATTACCTGTTTTATCCCTTTAGATGGCATTAACAATTAAAACGTTACCATGCCCAATTGATTTACTGATTTATGGACGATTGTTTTCTTTTAAATAGTTGCTAAAAGAAACTACGCTAACACATCATCTAGCGGCGCTTGATTGGCAACGCAGCAAAGTGCAGTTTTTCTGCCTTTAAATAAGGGAGGGGAGGTAGACGCTGAGACGTCGCGTGGTTCCAACATCTTCTATCACATCAACAAATGGTCACTCTACTCGGCTGCTGTTTATTGTTGCCGTTAGCCTTTGCTGAATATGTTAGTTTGATGAGGGGTTATCCTGTGAATTCTAGTATGAATATTCTTCTTGGGTTTTCACCGAAAGTAGCGTTCTCGTTGATGTGGGTAAAGTTGCCTGACGCGTAAAGTTGCTGATACACCTGCTGCAGGTTCAGCGTCGTGTTGAAGTAGGGCACTATACCGCCATACTCGTAAGTAAACACATACTGAACTTGCAAAACTTTACACAGATGAATAAGTTCCGTTATGTTGAATTTTGGTGTGTAGGTGTCTACTGGTTGGCGGGGGTACTGGAAAACGGGGATTTGATTGTCTCCGTCTGCCCAAAGGTAGAACCGCACCATCTCGCGGCTAAAAAAGTTAAACGGACACAACACCATGATAGACTTGTTGAAGCCTATGTTGTTGTAGGCGTATTCGGTGGCGCCTTTTATGTCGATGCTTATGTGGTATTTGGAAACGTAATCGTAGGTGTCATAGACACTAACAGCTACAGAACCAACCATCAAGGCAACAAGCAACAAGGAAGCCGCCTTGAAGTAGCGTCTCTTCTGGATGTTGGCATGTGTTTTCCATGCCCTCTCCAAGCGCCCATACATCGCAAAGAAAGCAACCGAAGCAGCAATAGCCACAGTGGGAAACAAAGGCAAAACGTATCGCCACTCTTTGTTAAAGATCAAAGTAAAGAACACGTAAATGACCGCAAACCAGATTAGTATAAATTTGTCTTCGCGGCGGCGTCTCCACGCAAAAAACACCAGCCCCGCTATGCCTGCGAGGTAGATGAATAGAGATATTGGGTGGAGGGTGTCGTAGGGCCAAACCATCTCGATTAAGTAAAAGATGGGCAGGGGGAAGCGTTCACTGTAGAGTGACCGTTCGGGGTTGCCGACTTGTAGCGCGTAGAGCCATTGATTCAAAATTTGATCTGCATACACTTGAAAAGCAATTATCACCCATGGAGCCACCACAAGCGCCGCTGTCACAAAGGTTAAGCTCACTTTTTTTAGGACAAAACGAATTTGGTTTCTAGCCAAAAACAAGACACACAACAGAATTATAATCGCCGCCACAACCATCTGGTACTTCGTCAACAACCCCAACCCAAGCATTAAACCGCTAAAAACCAGCAAACGGTCTTGACGAGACGACAACCACTTAATGAAGAACAGAAGCGAAGCGGCAGTAAAGAAAACCAATGCCGTTTCAAGCAGAGAAAGGGTCGAGAGCCAAAAAAACCCAGGCATCACACCTAAAAAAACAACTGAAAGCAACGCAACTCTGCCGCCGTAGAGGTGATAGGCTAACTCGAAAACTGCCCAAAGCGAAAGCAGGGAGAACATGACGGGGACGAGGCGGGCTACGAAGAGGCTTACGCCGAGGACTTCAAAAAAACCGAAAGTTATGACATCGAACAGCGGCGGGTAGAATGCGTTTACGACGAATTTGTCATAGTTGCCCCATGACAGAAATGAGCCTGCGTTTAGGTGTATGACTTCGTCCCATTGCATCGGGGGATACGCCAAGTCAGAGAGGAGTATGATTAGGTACACTAAGAGGAAACCGAAAAGGAGGAGTCGCCACCGGTTTAAAGCCGCCCGCAGATTGGGTAACCGCTGCTTAATGTTTGGTTGGGCAATCGTCATTTCAGCAAACAACCAAACCTATGCGCCGTTTTGGATATAAAACTTAACCAACCCCCGCCGCTTTAGTTTTAGAAACGCTAAAAAGCACCCAACTACTTTTCCATTAAAGAAGTCCATGCCCCACAACGAACTAAGAAAAGATTACCTGCTAAACCGCTGGGTAGTAATCGCCACAGAGCGCAGCCGTCGACCCACCGACCTCGCCAAACCTCGCCCAGAAAACCCAAAAACCGCCAACTGCCCGCTTTGCGTCGGCAACGAACATATGACTCCACCCGCCGTGCTACTCCTCCAGAAAGTGAACGGCAAAATCAAGCGTTCACAAGACCCCAAAAGCGGGGCGCGCCCCCAAAACTGGCTTGTCCGAACCATCCCCAACCTGTACCCCGCCTTCACTCAGCCTGCATCGTCACAGAATTTGGAGCAGGTTTTTAGTGCAGAAAACCTGGGTTGCGCGGTTGGGTATCATGAGGTTGTGGTTGAATCTCCAAACCACGACGAGGACCCAGCAGATGCTGAACTGGCTCAGTTGGAACTGGTTATAGGCGCATACATCTACCGTTACCGCGAATTAACTGGCAAACCCTACGTCAAGTATGTTTCCATCTTCCGAAACTATGGCTTAGAAGCAGGCGCATCACTTTCCCACGCGCATAGCCAAATCATCGCAACACCCATAGTTCCCCCAACCGTCCAAGCGGAACTAGACGCAAGCAAAACCTACCAACTAAAACATGGCAGATGCGCCTTCTGCGACATAATCGAGCGCGAATCGAAGGGTCCGCGGCTAATTTTAGAAAACAGGGATTTCGTGGTTTTTGCGCCGTACGCAAGCCTTAACCCGATGGAGTTCTGGATTGCCCCCAAAAAGCACGCCGCCAACTTCGCGGACTTAACAAAGGCGAAACAGGCGTCCTTGGCAAAAACGCTCAAAGCCAGCCTGAGCGCCCTCAAAACCGTCGTAAACGACCCACCCTACAACTACGGATTCCAC contains the following coding sequences:
- a CDS encoding glycosyltransferase family 39 protein, with amino-acid sequence MTIAQPNIKQRLPNLRAALNRWRLLLFGFLLVYLIILLSDLAYPPMQWDEVIHLNAGSFLSWGNYDKFVVNAFYPPLFDVITFGFFEVLGVSLFVARLVPVMFSLLSLWAVFELAYHLYGGRVALLSVVFLGVMPGFFWLSTLSLLETALVFFTAASLLFFIKWLSSRQDRLLVFSGLMLGLGLLTKYQMVVAAIIILLCVLFLARNQIRFVLKKVSLTFVTAALVVAPWVIIAFQVYADQILNQWLYALQVGNPERSLYSERFPLPIFYLIEMVWPYDTLHPISLFIYLAGIAGLVFFAWRRRREDKFILIWFAVIYVFFTLIFNKEWRYVLPLFPTVAIAASVAFFAMYGRLERAWKTHANIQKRRYFKAASLLLVALMVGSVAVSVYDTYDYVSKYHISIDIKGATEYAYNNIGFNKSIMVLCPFNFFSREMVRFYLWADGDNQIPVFQYPRQPVDTYTPKFNITELIHLCKVLQVQYVFTYEYGGIVPYFNTTLNLQQVYQQLYASGNFTHINENATFGENPRRIFILEFTG
- a CDS encoding DUF4921 family protein; the protein is MPHNELRKDYLLNRWVVIATERSRRPTDLAKPRPENPKTANCPLCVGNEHMTPPAVLLLQKVNGKIKRSQDPKSGARPQNWLVRTIPNLYPAFTQPASSQNLEQVFSAENLGCAVGYHEVVVESPNHDEDPADAELAQLELVIGAYIYRYRELTGKPYVKYVSIFRNYGLEAGASLSHAHSQIIATPIVPPTVQAELDASKTYQLKHGRCAFCDIIERESKGPRLILENRDFVVFAPYASLNPMEFWIAPKKHAANFADLTKAKQASLAKTLKASLSALKTVVNDPPYNYGFHLSHNPLDSDSYHWHLEVYPKLATWAGFEKNTGIYINTVPPEKAAESLKKALQDN